The following coding sequences are from one Pocillopora verrucosa isolate sample1 chromosome 5, ASM3666991v2, whole genome shotgun sequence window:
- the LOC131780435 gene encoding extended synaptotagmin-2 produces MEHQQNRNTSSKMFQALVRIDRTQIIFHFLVASMLWLFGCWNISFAWIMIFVLIYVFGEYRSEFFKRKRQNFRKMTDEANLFKIKSFPIPSVYLSETESATWLNELIKKLWPSIEEMTKDIIKERIEPEIQKNLPSALKTLSFDKIELGQKPPFIGNIKSYGSGNREKRASEIVMDVDVTYNGDAQVKVTIKSVTLGISDFQIHGSLRIILKPLISDQTIVGGVTLFFLKRPRIAFNLTNLLNVLDFPGLKTTLRGIVDDVIASFAVLPNRITIPLAESVDLNDLQYPIPEGLLRVQILEARELVKSDFSLIGGGAPDPYVIMEVGAQKFRTETKNNTSNPAWEETFESFIDNSIGQELEIYLYDRDIASKDSKIGSVDIKIGSVVEDGVQEIWLPLEKAKQGKIHLNLEWFSLSSDPLHFRYTKGKESVAVLFVKLIKAQNLPTSSRLAVTRKVFCKVSVGDTTLNSFLAHGDETVWGQSLRFLLTDPHEEARIEVMDGNENRSMGSMVFTVRKLIEEPEMALQDSFRLSNETGSVECKFILRALKTSDTSNAPMPLHFGRKFNALHNNKICLQRTDTPTMLPEVDGQDDPPTSTCTESDSSRAAEKTSGSSSGSGSSPSGSIVGDTSNGQSPEASVRDYMSRGEVSLWLIYDHRRNRLVVTVLSAKELVSSEPLSKTNPYVQINLLPSRSKKSIRKTDFYAGSLNPVFNETFEYVIGLDQLSSKYLEVIIKNERFVQLPRKRRDLIGSTTINLCELSLSAGVTMNCELTK; encoded by the coding sequence ATGGAACATCAACAAAACAGGAATACTTCATCGAAAATGTTTCAAGCATTGGTAAGGATCGATCGGAcccaaattatttttcattttcttgtcgcTTCCATGCTGTGGTTGTTTGGGTGTTGGAATATTAGCTTCGCATGGATAATGATATTTGTTTTGATCTATGTTTTTGGAGAATATcgttcagaattttttaaacgGAAGCGTCAAAACTTCCGTAAGATGACGGATGAAGCAAATTTGTTCAAGATAAAAAGTTTCCCAATACCATCTGTTTATCTTTCGGAGACAGAAAGCGCGACGTGGCTGAACGAGTTGATTAAAAAACTGTGGCCCTCCATCGAAGAAATGACAAAAGATATAATTAAGGAACGTATCGAGCCTGAAATACAGAAAAACCTTCCTTCGGCATTGAAGACTCTTTCCTTCGACAAAATCGAGTTGGGGCAAAAGCCTCCTTTCATCGGAAATATAAAATCATATGGAAGTGGAAACAGAGAAAAGAGAGCTTCTGAAATTGTAATGGACGTCGATGTCACATACAATGGTGATGCGCAGGTGAAAGTAACAATCAAAAGTGTCACTTTGGGAATCTCCGATTTTCAAATACACGGCTCGCTTCGGATTATCTTAAAACCTCTTATCTCCGATCAAACTATCGTCGGCGGTGTGACACTCTTTTTTCTCAAGAGGCCCAGAATCGCTTTCAATTTGACAAACTTGTTGAATGTGTTAGATTTTCCCGGATTAAAGACAACTTTGCGTGGCATTGTTGATGACGTCATCGCTAGTTTTGCAGTTTTGCCCAATAGGATTACGATACCCTTGGCTGAGAGCGTGGACCTTAACGATCTGCAGTACCCAATCCCGGAGGGCCTCCTACGTGTGCAAATTCTGGAAGCGCGGGAACTGGTAAAGTCTGATTTTTCACTGATTGGCGGAGGTGCTCCCGACCCTTACGTCATCATGGAAGTTGGTGCGCAAAAGTTTCGCACTGAAACGAAGAACAATACTTCAAATCCGGCGTGGGAGGAAACCTTTGAGTCATTCATAGACAATTCCATTGGCCAAGAATTAGAAATCTACCTCTACGACCGTGATATTGCTTCGAAAGATTCTAAAATTGGAAGTGTCGATATTAAAATTGGTTCTGTGGTGGAGGATGGCGTCCAAGAAATCTGGCTGCCTTTAGAAAAAGCCAAACAGGGAAAGATCCATTTGAACCTGGAATGGTTTTCTCTGAGCAGTGATCCACTGCATTTTAGATATACCAAGGGAAAGGAGTCCGTAGCTGTGCTGTTTGTTAAACTGATCAAAGCGCAAAATCTCCCAACCTCATCCAGGTTAGCTGtgacaagaaaagttttctGTAAGGTATCCGTTGGAGATACAACGCTAAACAGTTTTCTTGCGCACGGAGATGAAACGGTCTGGGGGCAGTCTTTACGATTCCTACTTACAGATCCCCACGAAGAGGCCCGTATTGAAGTCATGGATGGTAACGAAAACAGGAGCATGGGATCTATGGTATTCACTGTTCGAAAGCTGATAGAGGAACCAGAAATGGCTCTACAAGACTCTTTCCGGCTGAGTAACGAGACCGGAAGTGTTGAGTGCAAGTTCATCCTTCGCGCATTGAAGACTTCAGACACCTCCAATGCACCAATGCCTTTACACTTTGGCCGGAAGTTTAACGCTTTACACAACAATAAAATCTGTCTCCAGAGAACAGATACGCCCACAATGTTACCGGAAGTGGATGGTCAAGATGATCCACCTACCTCCACTTGCACCGAGAGCGACAGCAGCAGAGCCGCCGAGAAAACGTCAGGTAGCAGTTCCGGTTCCGGTTCGTCTCCCAGTGGGAGCATCGTAGGTGACACGTCTAACGGGCAAAGTCCCGAGGCTTCGGTTAGGGATTATATGTCCCGGGGAGAAGTATCATTGTGGCTTATATACGATCATCGTAGAAACAGATTGGTCGTCACTGTACTCAGTGCAAAGGAACTTGTGTCATCAGAACCTTTGTCCAAAACGAATCCTTACGTACAGATAAATCTGCTACCTTCTCGCTCCAAGAAATCGATTCGCAAGACGGATTTTTACGCCGGAAGTCTGAATCCCGTTTTTAACGAAACTTTTGAATACGTTATCGGTCTCGACCAGTTGAGCAGTAAGTACTTGGAAGTGATCATCAAAAATGAGAGATTTGTCCAATTGCCCAGGAAACGCAGGGATCTGATTGGGTCTactacaataaatctttgcgAGTTGAGTCTGTCCGCTGGTGTGACGATGAACTGCGagttaacaaaatga